One window of Polynucleobacter sp. HIN5 genomic DNA carries:
- a CDS encoding helix-turn-helix domain-containing protein has product MKKVRVSIDLNAPRKKVRGRINRKLIDATTEIDIARHKKSDDAMAMRDAGKYAARVRKKMGLSQLEFSQKIGVPLETIRNWEQGKRAPTGAARALLRILDRSPELALIALTA; this is encoded by the coding sequence ATGAAAAAAGTTCGAGTTAGTATTGATCTTAATGCGCCACGAAAAAAGGTTCGAGGGCGAATTAATCGAAAATTAATTGATGCAACAACCGAGATTGATATTGCGCGGCATAAAAAAAGTGATGATGCCATGGCAATGCGTGATGCTGGAAAATATGCGGCACGCGTTAGAAAGAAAATGGGCTTGTCCCAGCTAGAGTTTTCTCAAAAAATTGGGGTGCCACTCGAAACAATCCGCAATTGGGAGCAAGGCAAGCGCGCGCCTACGGGAGCTGCTCGAGCACTTTTGCGGATACTGGATCGCTCCCCCGAGTTGGCTTTAATTGCTTTAACGGCTTAA
- a CDS encoding BrnT family toxin, translating to MDFEWDQLKSDDCYIQRGFDFEAVIDVFRDPCRLVETDDRWDYGEDRFRLIGKLDEKCFVVIFTHRLNVIRIISARRANAREVRKYEKSSS from the coding sequence ATGGACTTCGAATGGGATCAATTAAAAAGCGATGATTGTTATATTCAAAGAGGATTTGATTTTGAGGCTGTTATAGATGTCTTTCGGGATCCCTGTCGACTGGTAGAAACAGATGATAGGTGGGATTACGGTGAGGACCGTTTTCGATTAATCGGAAAGTTAGATGAAAAGTGTTTTGTTGTTATATTCACTCATCGATTGAATGTTATTCGAATCATTTCTGCCCGAAGAGCAAATGCTAGAGAGGTAAGAAAGTATGAAAAAAGTTCGAGTTAG